The sequence below is a genomic window from Silene latifolia isolate original U9 population unplaced genomic scaffold, ASM4854445v1 scaffold_20.1, whole genome shotgun sequence.
ATCTATATAATTGTGGATTTAGTACTATCAAGTTGGTTTTGATGatatgagagtaagagtgtggcaTGTGATGCTTGAAGATTCAATCCTATGCTTGAGGTATTGGATCATGTGTACTACGTAATTTAATCGTTAACCTAAGTACATAGGTATGAtatgtgaaagtggttgtgtcgGATTCCGACCCTGAGAGTGGTAGTATAAACTTTGTTTGTAAAATTGCCTCCCAAGCGTTATTGTGAAATGCCCACAGTGTACATCGTGATTCAGTTGTAGTGCTTAAGGGAGTGATGATGTTGCTACTATTCCGTGAGAGTGATGAGTGATTAGGCCGTGTCTCTGAGATAGTGCAAAGCGTTGTGTTTACCGATGTGACTAGAGTGTCGCGCTACGGTGCATTTGTTGGTGATGAAATAGTATGGTTGTGTTGGTAGTATGCCTTGGATGTTTTATTTAAGTTGTGTAGTAACgatggccataaggccaataGCTGTGTTTGATTCGGTTGTTTAATGATATATGAATCACCATCGGAGTCTATTAGTATTTGTGTGATGAAATAGGAAAGTTTAAAACCGAGTTGAGAATGAAAATATTCTGCCCCAGGTGACACTGgaccgagtgcaccatgcactcgaccgagtggtcgcctactTGGCCGAGTGGCCTACTACACTCGCCCGAGTGGACtactttgacccttgttttgttgatatttgaccaaatGTTGAGCATGCACCCTTATTTCGCGATTTATATTAGTTTACTTGTGTTGGATGACCATGATTGACCTTAACACGTGTGATatgtgtgaattgtttacgtttgaccatATGGTTTAGAATTTTGCAAGTAACGGAAATCGTTGATTCGACACGAGTAGATTGATGATAGAAATGATATAATAACCTTGTTTGATTTATGTTTATCAATGTGATTCTATTTGGTTGTGTACAAGTAAGAGGAAATATGCAAATTATGTGTTGCATAGTGAtcatttgcatgattgtgattgtggtgttCCGTATGAGCAGAAGCGTTGGCGATAGATGGGAATGGATGttgaaaacacatgtgtgatcatgtgataGATTTAACGCAGTATATGCATGGCATAGTATCCGGAAAATGGGGATGTTGACCATAGTTGAGTGATGTGACGAGTGACGTTGCATCATTTAGTTATTTCATAGAGTTTGCATGTTCGTGATTGATTTTCATACATGTGCATGTATGAGATTAAACATGAAATATATGTGTgtagtaataatcgagttataccccgagATTGATGCGTAGACTTGGAACTAATTGAGTTGGGTGTTGTTATGGATTAGGGTTTCGAACCGTGGGCTGAACCTTGTACCTTGACgtttgggaggctcgtagagtAGGGCTATATCATGGCATTAGAACTATGTGTGATTCATTTATGGATTTACAATAAGTAAGAGAAAAtgttgaacctggaacatagtCATTAGGGAAATTTAGTAATGAGAGTATGAGACCGTATTTTGAGGTTGCTAGTTCAACTTCGGGGtaaagttctcttttagggggagtgaatgtaacaattcggaaGTTTAGGAAAAAAGGAAGTACGGAATGTGAGAAAATAGTGAGAGTTGAGAGGAAGTAGTGAGAGTTGAACACCGAATTTTGGGAAGAGAGTACACATGAGATTTGAGGGAATAATCGGAAAGGGAAGAGTGAGgtcaaacttcggggacgaagtttattttaagaggggaagattgtaataccccgtatttaataattatataataataatattttattatatttatacgagttatgttgagacggaataatataatagtataataataataataagatacatgtattatactactctcaccctatatatatatatatatatatatatatatatatatatatatatatatatatatatatatatatatatatatatatatatatatacactcacACTCCATTATCCCTATAAGGTAAGACTGTCTTATGCTAGcctatatattattatttttataccgtTGAACCGCCTTGACCTTGGCTTACCTTGGACCGTCTTTGACCACCCGTTTACCACCGTTGACCGTCCTAAAATAGAGTTTGACCGAGCATACATAAGGGTTTATTGTTGTTAGTGTGTGAAGATCTTAAGACGCGTTTTTGACCCACCATTCATGGCTGTTTTGGGCGGACCTTGGGTGGGTTGTGTCGAGGGTAGTGAGGAGAAACGAGTGGTGGTCTTAGGTGGTGGGTTAGGTGACTGTGGTGGCCGAGATTTGGGGTAGAAGGTGGGGTGTACGGacggttttgttgttgttgtatgttgttgttgtcgacGGTGTTGCTGCTGGCTGCCGTAGTTAGTTTCGGGAATGGGGCTAGTCGAGTAGGGCGACCACCGTGTCTAGGTGGGGCGACCGTGGTGAGGGTGGTGGTGGTCGGAGTGGTGTTGAGTTATGCGGGGtgttgtgttgttgttggtgtcgagTGTAGTTGTTTGTGGTGACCGTGGGTTGTTACTGCTGGCCGTGGCCACcatggctggtggtggtggtccaCAGTGGCAGCGGTAAGTGGTGGTCGGAGTTGGGGGTAGTTGGGTATGTAGTGAGTCGGGTTTGGGTAGTGTATAAGACGGGTTTTATTAGtcgtatttgtataaatagaatagtatatttatacgtatttatatacgtattagattggtatatttatacgtatttgtattattttcgtattttaggaaatgggttttgtgagacgggcctagcttgtgtgacggattgcttatgcggatttgctacgaggtaggtttatcctactcggttttcaTTGTCATATTTGtttataaaatgagtcttttgtcatttaattgcatcgagtgagtcgtattgcatgttgttggtcatgacgactcgatgagtcgggatttgaggaaatggtatccatggcatgtttggcatgtcatggtgtatatggtctgtcatgcatttcatattgtaacggttgtgattgtatatgttggaggatttgtgttgttgttgttgttttggagacgtaagacagtTGGGAGACTGTCTTGCGCTTaagtcacctcttggagcttcccactctaagaggtatatgcacattaatggcttgagttacggagggactcgtgtggttgaggcacgacgtctggcaggggatccggttggcttccggacctggtacgtctgggctaggggtgttaatgagccgagacagctcgcgagcaactcgagatcggctcggtcaaagctcggtaaaagctcggctcgtgcgagctcgactcgggctcgggctcggctcgagagcataacgagtcaagccgagcaaacgctggctcgactcgaaaagctcgcgagcaGCTCGAacatgtgtgattagataagatatTCCTCATATGTtgtaaaaatattttatcataatTATATCTTTGTATCATACATATCAAATGTCTCATCGATTTGTCAAATATTCTTATATATAACTTTTTGAGCCTTGTTATTAAAAATATtggaagaaaaaaaataaaaaactagCAATTATATATGGGCTCGATTTGAGCTCGAatttggctcgagctcgcgttaaagctcgcaagcttgataacgagcacatttttttcaagctcgggtaagctcgagatcgaATTTTTGTTCTtaagcacaagccgagcaaggccaagctcgggctcggctcggctcgttaacacccctagtctgggcgtgtcccggtacctatttgtgattgttggtatgtcttggcatgtcccggtaccagtgtggttgttggtatgtctgggcgtgtcccggtacctgtgtggttgtcggtatgactgggcatgtcccggtaccgtggcggtggttgttgatggtggttcattcatatcatggtcatgttgtatgctcacacactcgagtcgtgtcacaccttagttatttaatgaaactgatGTTTGTATGTCTATGTAATAGTCACcaatctcttttggggtggcctgtgtcgatccatatgatatcctttggttatatggggagcaggttaagtacaagttgtttggatagcacgcgggagacgggacgagcttgctgagtcacgagacgagtctagttggctagaagagtatagtggTCATGAGTTGtgctttcattcatttgtttatgtttatgtaaatcattaaacattacattaataaaatgttctttgattgaagttttgaaaccctacctcgggtaaccgagatggtaacgctccaattatcttggccggatagttagGGTGTTACACCAAATCTACTTCTGTTAatattaatccgctgtttaccaaacatgACCTGTATTTAGTGAGAGAGGAAGATTAGTCAACATTTTTCCACAGTGTATTTATTTACCTATTGGTATTTTGTGTGAAATGTCAAAGGGAAGTCGAGGGAAAATGATTGGTAATCCTCTTTCACTCACAATATTGGTACATTTATAAATTGATTCACCTTATATGTAGGACAACTATCTTTACGGCTACCAAAAAAGAAACAAAATCGATTCACCTAAATGTAAATTACAGAAGTAACATGTACAACGAACACATTTCTATTTTACAATATAACGGATTCTTGCTATTTCAAAGCGTGTGTGAATAACGATTCTATTAATTGCTCTATTATACTCCTTTCGTTCCAATCATTTTTATTATGGTTCAATTGCTCGAGAATATGAGTGAATCAAAATTTCTATTTAGGGCTCAATCCTCTGCTTCTGTACGAGTTTCTTGTGTCTGTGACATGTTCTATCAATTCGAAGTCCAAAATCGTTGCTGCACAACCCATTTGGCACGGCCACTCAACAAAATACTTCGTATTAATTACATTTTTAAAAATCAAATCTTCGCATATATTTGTTACGTTCTTGTTCTCTGTGATCTTCTCACATAGAACGAGAACGTAATAATCCCGATGTCCGAAGTTAAATTCCTAAGAATTTTTGAATCTCATTAGTGACTCTCAACACATGATATGAGAGATCATGTACAACATCCACTCCTCAAATTTAATGGGCAGTTGCAACTTAAGCGCGAGAGAATGCAGCATTATATAAAACCATTAATTAAGTTTCTCCATGAATTTTGAACTTTTGAGTAACAAGGTCGATTTTAGGTCCAACAAGGTTTATATCAGCTTCGGTAAAATTTGATTTCAAGATATATCCCATGTTCTCCAGCAGGTCCATTTGGAAATTCGAGTTTAAGACTAAGCCGGCCTAGCCACAAGGGTGCTACGTTTGACCTCTCAAAACTGCTTTGCAATATAGAGACGCAGTCAATGCGGACGAACTATAAGAAACCATAATCCAGCCAGATAAACCGTACTCGTATCTTCTGACCAATCATAATATGCATCTGAATAGCGTTGTCGCAAATCAAACAAACCATTTCTATATTGTTATGAAAAATTCAATAAGAGGATTAAACAGCTGTAGTTTCATGTTCAGGCGGAGTATAAAATACCCATACACGTTCTCATTGTAAACCCAACGTGCTCACAAAATGTCCTAACCCAAGACTTGCCAAAATTCATTACACAAAACACGCCCACCGCATTGTCAAAACACACGAGCTTTTTCCAAGCACAATTACAGAACCACATCAAGCGTGCTTCTTATCTTTCTGTTGACCTATCGGAATCTTGCTCAAAACCTTCTCCTCAAAGACAACATATTGTTTCTTGATCTCAATCATAGCCTTCTCACCAAAAGCGTCCACATGATCCTCATATTTTTCGTACAGAACAGGCAAGGTGTGAAGCAGAACAAAGCCTTTTGTTAAGCCCAACAGAAAAAAAACAGAGGGTCAGAGTCTTTAGATGTTTGTATAACAGTATAAGAAAGAAATGAACAAGTGTTTTCCGGGACATTACTTAGGTAGAACAAAGTTAAGAAGTTGCAGGAACTGCCTAAGATCGAGAAAAACCACAATCCAGCAATCACCTGATCACCATAGACATTTTCTTGCAAGTCAGAATAATGGAATACTTGTAGCATATTcgaatcataaaaaaaaaagatatggTTATAGTGAGGTGTCAACTTACAGCAAGAAACTTTTTCAGGTCCCTTCCTGAAGCAATCTCGCGAATAGAAGCAAGTCCCCGATTGATCTCGTAACTCAAAGCCGATGCGATTTCAAGGACAGGGCCCTCAGGAACGAGTACTTCAGGAAATTGTGGTGGAGACCTGTAAAGAAACCAATAGGTAAAAAAACTTTGGTAATACTCTGAAGCTCTTGAACAAGGAAAAAGAATCCCTAGTCCAAAACGGATCAAGGTTGGTACTATAGAATCATTTTACGGAATAGTCAATGTGGAAGGGTAAATACAAagaaaaagcaaaaagaaagaaaagcaCAATAACAAGCGAGGAAGGAAAGGAGAGAAAAGCTGTGTGAACAGTAAATGACTGCAAGATCGACGGCTTACTTGTTCATGAAAGTTGAAGCATGGGACCAGAGGAATAGCACAGATAGAGCTAAAATAAGGAGATGGCAGATCAGAGTGAGCAAGTGGTACCCAAAAACTTCAAACAGCATCCACACAGCCGTGACTGAGCCAAGAACAACTGCAGAAATTTTCTTGTCTCTCCATAGAAGAACATCAGCAGCTGCCATGTGACGCACCCATTAGCAGAAATTTAAAAAGCGTAACTATGGTACGACGTAAGACATAAGAAGGATATACGATTTGTAATTTCTCAttaaaaaataacataaatatacTCAACATCTGTTGAAGTAAAAGAACAAGGAATAGAGGATTCCAAGGCTATATAATAATCAGTAATCATTAGTATGTTTCCTTTTCTTGAACATTAATCAAAATCTGGGAGCATCACAAAGTGATACACAATGACACAATCCTTTTCAACAAATAATCATTCAAGGATTTAACAGGCTCAAAGCAGTTGTAAGTTGTAACTTCACAAGAAGCTTTTGGTGTCCCtacattttatttcataaaaaatcATTTTATCACTCCATAGACATACTATACTTTTCCAACAAACTTCTCTACTTCTTTAACAATTTGGCAAAAAGAAGTGATATTCAGGCTACTTAACATCACATTCGTCACTATTTCAAATGTCCACGTCGCCCATTGATTTACAACTCAAAAGCATCAATTATTAAAGACACTACAAATCTAATCATAGCAACTTAGGTCATTTTACGAAGAACTATCTTAAGTTTTGATTTTTGTCAAACACTACCTAAAAGTACCTATTTTTGTTAAGAACTATCAAAATCACTCTTCCGGCAAAAGAGTGTAGAAACACAGACGTTGACTTACCAATATTATAACCTCCACGTCTAATTTTGTTGTAATATGTTAATGCTTAAATTCTTCTCCAAACATACAGGATCATAAAACCAGGAGGAAGGTAATGATTGACAACCAAGTTAGCCGATAAGATAGTATTGGGGAAAAGAGAAAGAAGTAAGGAATTAATCTGTAAAATAGAAAGAAATCTAGgtagttttatgaaaaacaaaGATAAGTGAATGTCGAAAACTTAGACTTTTTACGTCGGAAGTTCGGAACACTGATTTAGGTAGTTACCGACAAAAGGAGTAAAATCTTAGATAGCATATAGGTACTTTTTCGTAAAATGAAGTTTTTGGTAATGTTTGACAAATAACTCTTTCGagaatttgatttattttttttGGGTGTAAAGGGAGCCACAATGGCAAATTTGATGCCAGCGGGATTTGAGCATTTATAGTATTTAGGGACGGCAACGAAACCTCTACAAAGTCAACTAGACCGCAGGCCGCAGCTCCGAGAACTACTACCATATGATCGCCAATTCGTCATTACGATAATCTAGTCAACGAAACCTCTACAAAGTCAGTCCATTGTTTTAGTTCCAACACTTCTTTGCCTAAAACCTTTCTCTTAAGTCTTTACCATCCAAGACCTTGAATTACAATAATATCatgcaaaaaataaaataaaatttgacGTTGACTTTGAAGAAAATTCTACAATCTGCTGAATCTTGAATTTCAATAATTACACAGCAGATCTATCATCACCACTAGTCCAAACTATACCTCTAATCGCCGAAATCGACGATAAATCGGGTCAAACGAAGTCACATTCAAATCAACAAAATCTGACGAGCTACAGTcagtcaatcaatcaatcaatcaatcaagctCGATCATCTCAGTACTAAACGAACACATCAAATTATTTGGTAGAACATTCTAGAAACTGAAGCGATCAAAACGAAGAAGAAAAAATATCGCATCCGAATAAACGAACTCATCAAAATCAAATGTAATTAGCAAATCTGAACTAAAACTAACACCTAAAACATAGTTAGAAATAATCAACGAAAATGTAAATCATTGCCGAAACTTGAAAACAAGAAATGAAGAACAAATTTGGAAACGTACGTTTACCACCACCGAGAACTTTGTGAACAGGTTGTTGACGGCCGAAAAGACGGTAAACATTGGATTTGAGCGAAGAATCGGAAGGTTTGTAATCATCGGTATCAGAAtcagaagatgaagaagaatcgCGATGATGAATTTTCTCAGCGATCTTCTCCATTAATGATTCTCCCTTGTGGTGTTCTCCGTGATGTTCCGCCATTGATGATACAGAGAGTTAAACCCCGATTGTAATTACAACCCGAGTTTTTGAGATTTCTTTCTCTCTCCACAGACTTCTCTCCTTGCTATGTAAAAATGAGGACCAATTTTCTGTTGTTTGGTGCTTCATTTTATTTTGGTGCCAAACCCCAAGCTaaggtttttattttattttttattttttatttttttaatgagGTACCATAATCGCTATCTTTTATCGGTGCATATATTGAATTCGAGCATATAGAGTATAAACTAGGGATGTCACTAAACGAGGTGCAGTGCCTCGCAACCACCCCAATTGGGGCGGATATGGCAAATGATTTCATGGGTGGTGGGGTCGTTGGGCGGGTGTGGGTATCAAGAATTTCACCACGGTATATGGTGAAGTGCGTGCGGGTATGCTTAGCTGGCTTGTTTGGATTACTCTTGCTCTTCAAACAACCCGCTTTAGCAACTGCGCTTGTGGGTGTAACACACCCTTCTTATCCGGCCAAAGTAATgagaggatgttaccatctcggtacggtgaatcggagttgcaattaagaaacatttaatataaataaagtatttaatgaattacaaatgaataaatgaatgttAAATGTAAACTATAACATATACAACTCGACTACTATCTAAGTCATCTAACAAGGTAGCTCGACTCCAAGACCAAAGCGCGTCTTGTCTCCCGTGGGCCAAAcaaccaaattggtaaaaaaagtgaaGGGTATTcgccaaattggtaaaaaaactaTGACTTGTGACGAATTGgtaaaaaaaatgaagaattATGACGAATTGGCCAAAAAAGTTAcattttgcttaatttttcatTATTCCAAATAGATTTGACAAAACTACCCTTACACAAGTAGTctgattcaaaaaaaaaaattgatctgAGACTCGTCCTTAACAACTCAATTATGATCCCAAATTTGAAATAATCCAACCTTATTTAAACTCGATCGAAATCAGATACTTCTCCATTCTCCCATCCTTTTAAGTTATAAATTGACCACAAAAATGATGAAATCCAAAATGTCTTTTATTCAATTGACGCATAGCCAAATAATTGATTTTGACGAAATGACTCGTACATAGACCCGGTAAAAATGATCAAAAACCCGAGTTGTCCGACCCAATATAATCAACCCAGATGCTTATTGTTATAAACTGATTATTATtcataaataacttgataatgactgacccgaaaatgacccgaattCAAATGACAAGACCTGAATTCTTGCAAACCCGACTCGAAGTGACTCGTCCTTAGTTGGGTCATTAATTTAGAAAGGGTAGTTTGGATTATATTGGAACTGAGATGTCTCAAATGGCCATATTTGCCAAGATTTCTATTAGTGTTTTTAATTGGGTCATTAATTTGGGCAAGGGTAGTTTGGTCAAATTTAGTTATAAGAATAGTAAACAAAACATGGTTATTACTTTTTTGGCGAATTTGTCACAATTCCACATTGTTTTTACCAATTCGTCATAAACCATAGTTTTTTTACCAATCCGGCGAATACCCTCcacttttttttaccaatttggttgTTTGGCCGTCTCCCGTGTGACATCAAaccaacctgtacttaacctgctccccataggatcggaaatatcatatggatcgacacatgccACTCCGGAAATAAGTGGCAATTTACACAGACACACTCACATCAGTTTCAATATAT
It includes:
- the LOC141638430 gene encoding reticulon-like protein B2 produces the protein MAEHHGEHHKGESLMEKIAEKIHHRDSSSSSDSDTDDYKPSDSSLKSNVYRLFGRQQPVHKVLGGGKPADVLLWRDKKISAVVLGSVTAVWMLFEVFGYHLLTLICHLLILALSVLFLWSHASTFMNKSPPQFPEVLVPEGPVLEIASALSYEINRGLASIREIASGRDLKKFLAVIAGLWFFSILGSSCNFLTLFYLSFVLLHTLPVLYEKYEDHVDAFGEKAMIEIKKQYVVFEEKVLSKIPIGQQKDKKHA